DNA sequence from the Streptomyces sp. MST-110588 genome:
CGTGGACGAGGAGCTCAGCGGCCGGCAGAACCTGGAGATGTTCGGCCGCCTGTACCATCTGGGCGCGCGCCGGGCAGCGCGCCGCGCCACCGAACTGCTGGAACGGTTCGGCCTGGCCGGCGCCGGCACCAAGCCGGTGAAGCAGTTCTCGGGCGGCATGCGGCGACGGCTGGACCTGGCCGCCGGGCTGATCACATCACCCCAGGTGCTCCTGCTCGACGAGCCGACGACCGGGCTGGATCCCCGTGGCCGTACCGAGGTCTGGAACGCGGTCCGCTCCCTGGTCGGCGGCGGTACGACCGTACTGCTCACGACCCAGTACCTGGAGGAGGCCGACCAGCTCGCCGACCGGATCTCGATCGTCGACAACGGCAAGGTCATCGCCGAGGGGACCGCCGACCAGCTCAAGTCCCGGCTCGGCGGCGACCGTATCGATGTCGTCGTACGGCGCGGCGAGCAGGTGGCCGCGGTGGCGGCCGTGGTCGCCCGGGCGGCCGGAGCGGGCGGCGCGGTGGAGAGCGACGAGGACGGCCGCCGCGTCAGCGCGCCGGTGAGCGACCGGATCGCGGCGCTCACCGGCACCGTCCGGGCCCTGTCCGCGGCGGGCATCGAGGCCGAGGACATCGCCCTGCGCCGTCCCACCCTCGACGAGGTGTTCCTCCACCTCACCGGACATCCGGCGAACTCCCCGGTCCGTCCGGGAAAAGCACGCGGACCGCGACGTCGCGGAACACAACCGCCACGTCCCGGAACGCAACCGCCACGTCGCGGCACACGACCGCCACGTCCCGGCAAGAGCCCGACGACTCCCGAGAGGAGGCCGCGATATGAGCGGTACGCCGTCCCGGCAACCGGTGTCATCGAAGCCGCCGGCACCGTCGACCACCTCGCGCCCCACCCCCGCCGACGCCCCCGCCCTCGCCGACGCCCCCACCACTACGACACCCCGTCCGCCCGGCTCCCGCCTGTCCTGGATGGTGGCCGACTCCTGGACCGTCACCCGGCGCGACTTCGCGCACTGGGCCCGGCAGCCCGGCCAGTTGGCGGTCGGGCTGGTCTTCCCCGTGATGATGCTGGTCATGTTCGCCTACTTCCTGGGCGGTGGCATGGCGGTGCCCGGTGGCGGGAAGTACGTCGAGTTCCTCGTGCCCGGAATGTTCGCGCTCACCATGGCCTTCGGACTGGAAGCCACCATGACGGCTCTCACCCAGGACATGAACCGCGGCATCATCGACCGCTTCCGTGCCCTGCCGATGGCGACCTCCGCCGTATTGGTCGGGCGCAGCATCGCCGACATGCTGCAGTCGGCGGCCGGCCTGCTGGTGATGGTCGGCGCCGGCCTGCTGATGGGCTGGCGGTCGCACCACGGTCCGGGTGCGGCACTCGCCGCGGTCGGCCTGTCGCTGCTGTTCCGCTTCGCGATGCTGTGGGTCGGCATCCTCGTCGGCCTGGTGGCGGGCAGACCGGAGATGGTGCAGGCCGTGCAGATCCTGATCTGGCCTGTGACCTTCCTCTCCAGCGCGTTCACCTCGCCGGACACCATGCCGGACTGGCTCGGGGCCATCGCCCGGTGGAACCCGCTGTCCTCCACCGCGGGAGCCGTACGTGATCTCTTCGGCAATCCGCACTGGAGCGACGGCTCCTGGGCCACCGACAACGCGGTCCTGCTCGCGGTCCTGTGGCCGCTGGTCCTGCTGGCGGTGTTCTTCCCCCTCGCCGTGGCCCGTTATGGACGGCTCAGCCGCTGAGCCACCCGTACGAGCCGTACGGATCGCCCGCCCCGCCCCGCTCCCGTACGACGGCCCCGGCTCCCTCCCCAGGGACGATGGACGGCGATTCGAGTGCCCCGGCCCATGCTGGCGGACGAACGGCGCCGGGTCCGGCCCCGCGCCCCGTCCCGAGGGAGAGCCAGGAACCATGACCACCGTCATCGCCTGCCCCGAATCCGCCGCACCACGGCTGCGCTTCGAGCGGGGCCGTCCGGAGGCCGACGAGGTGGCCGCGGTCACAGCGGTCGTACTCGCGCTGCTGGCCCAGCGGGCCGACACCGGTCCCGTGGATCTCACCGACCTCACCCTGACCGGCTGCCCCCGAGCAGCGGCCCGCAAGCGCGGTCGCCACCGCACATGGACCGGCGGAGACGCCTCCTACCGGTCTCCCCGCTCCTGGCAGACCCCCATATAGGCCCCGTCCGCGCCCACATCACATGAGCCGCCCGCCTTCAGCGGCGTCCCCCGTGGCGTGCGATGGGGTCCGGGGGTCGCCCGGTCAGCCTTCACACATGGGCCTGCCGAGGTTGGCCGCCGTTTCGGCGGCGTCCGCATGGGTCATGACGGTGACGCCCGCCGACAGCACGACCATCAGGCCCGCGATGAGGACGCACAGGACCGAAAGGCGGCTTCGCCATCCCGTGTACGGGTCGCACCCACGGCGCCGCGCCCAGCGGACGAGCACGATGTGCGTGGTCACCGCCAGCACGGCGGCCGACCTCGCGGATTCACGGTACGGGTACGCGTACGAGTACGGGTACGCGTACAGGTCGTACGGGTACGGGCCGTACGGGTACGGGTCCATGTGCTGTGCGTACGTGGCCTCGCCGTCCGGCATCATAGCCGTGACCACCGCGGCGGGGAGTGCGGCGCCGACCGTACGACCGCAGGTCAGGCACCCTTCGCGGCCGGTCGGGGACGCTCGGCGCCCGGTCAGTCCAGGAGCAGCGCGGCGTCCCACGGACTGGACGGTTTCCCGCCGGTGCCATAGGCGTGCAA
Encoded proteins:
- a CDS encoding ABC transporter permease, whose protein sequence is MVADSWTVTRRDFAHWARQPGQLAVGLVFPVMMLVMFAYFLGGGMAVPGGGKYVEFLVPGMFALTMAFGLEATMTALTQDMNRGIIDRFRALPMATSAVLVGRSIADMLQSAAGLLVMVGAGLLMGWRSHHGPGAALAAVGLSLLFRFAMLWVGILVGLVAGRPEMVQAVQILIWPVTFLSSAFTSPDTMPDWLGAIARWNPLSSTAGAVRDLFGNPHWSDGSWATDNAVLLAVLWPLVLLAVFFPLAVARYGRLSR
- a CDS encoding acyl-CoA carboxylase epsilon subunit; the encoded protein is MTTVIACPESAAPRLRFERGRPEADEVAAVTAVVLALLAQRADTGPVDLTDLTLTGCPRAAARKRGRHRTWTGGDASYRSPRSWQTPI